The DNA sequence CGCCACACGGGAGCGCGTCGCGTGACCGCGATGTCGATGAAGGCTCCGTGAGCGTGCGGCGACTGCGGGCCGGCGCGCGGGCTGCGCTGGCCGGCTTCGCGCTCTCCATGCTGATCGCGCCGCGCCTTGCCTCCGGGCAAGAGCGCGGCGCGCCGGCGTTGGACCAGCTGCTCCGTGGCATCACGGTCACCGGGCGCGTGCTGATGATCGCGGCGCATCCCGACGACGAAGACACAAACCTGCTCGCGACGCTGGCGCGCGGGCACCAGGTGCATGCGGCGTACCTCTCGCTCACGCGCGGCGACGGCGGGCAGAACCTCATCGGCAACGAGTTGGGCGAGGCGCTTGGCGCGATCCGCACGGAAGAGCTGCTCGCGGCGCGTCGGGTGGACGGGGCGCAGCAGTACTTCGCGCGGGCGTATGACTTCGGCTTCTCGAAGAACGCCGAGGAGACCTTCGAGCAGTGGGATCGCGAGGCGCTGCTGGGCGACGTGGTGCGCGTGATCCGCAGCTTCAAGCCGCACGTGGTGGTGAGCGTGTGGTCGGGGACGCGCGCGGATGGGCACGGGCATCACGAGGCGGCGGGCCTGCTGGCGCAGGAGGGCTTCGACGTGGCCGGGGACACGCTGCGTTTCCCCGTGGCATCGCACGGGACGCCGTGGACGCCGGCCAAGCTGTACTACGGCACGCGCACGCGGCCGGCGCCGCTGATGCTCGCGGCCGGCGCGTACGATCCCGTGCTGGGTCGCTCGCCGGCGGAGATCGCGGCGGAGAGTCGCTCGATGCATCGCTCGCAGGGCTTCGGTGCCGTGCAGCGGCGCGGGGCGGTGAATGTCGGCCTGCGTCGCCTGAAGACGCGCGTCAACGACAGCACGCCGGCGGAATCGGAGCGCACGCTGTTCGACGGCGTCGATACCGCGTTCGCGCGGCTGGCACGTCTGGCCGGTGGCCGTGCGTCGGCGCTGGCCGGCATTCCGGCGCGCATGGATTCGCTGCGGCGCGTGGTGGACCTGCGCGAGCCGGGGCGCATTGCGCCCGGGTTGGCGCGGGTCGTCTCGACGCTGGAGTACCTGCGCACGGCGGTCCCGCAGTGTCCGCTCGTGCCGGCACCGGCAGCGACGACGACCTGTGATGCCGAGTTGATCGAACTCGACGCCGCGCTCGAGCGCAGCCTGCAGCGTGCGCGCGCGGCGCTGGCGCAGGCGGCCGGTGTGCTCGTCGAAGCGACGGCGCGGCAGGAACTCGTGGCGTTCGGCGATGCGGTGCAGATGGTGGTCACGGTCTATAACCGGGGGCGCGACACGGTGGAGCTGCGGTCGATCGCCGCCTCGGGATTCCCGCCGCAGCGCTTTCCGCGCCCGGTGCCGATCGCACCGGGCCGCGACACGGTGCTCGCCGCGCCGGTCACGGGCCTCGTCGACCTCCGCCCTTGGTGGGTCGGTACGCGGCAGGGCACGGCGATGTTCCGCGACCAGGAATCGGCTGGCGATGGCCTCGCGCGCGTCACGATGGGGCCGGCCACGGCTTCGGTGCCCGCGGTGAGCGTGGCCGAAGACGTCCGACGCGTGACGGATGTCCGCGTGGGGGTGATGGTGGCGGGGACGGAGACGATCGTCGATGCGGGCCCGGTGGTGTACCGCTTCGCCGATCCGGTGCTCGGCGAGCAGAATCGTCCGTTGGGCGGCGTGCCGCCGATCACGATCGCGCTGGACCGCACGCTGGAGTACGTGCGCGCCGGCGTACCGCTCGACCGCCGCCTCCGCGTGACGGTGCGCTCGCACACGGAGCGCCCGCGCATGCTGCGGTTCCGGACGCTGATTCCGCCCGGCGTGCGCGGCGAAGGGTTGCCCGATTCGCTGCTGCTCGAGCCCGGCGCGACCTCGGAGCTCTACATCACGCTCAAGGGCCAGCTCGCCGCGGGGCGGCACGAGTTCGGCGTCGGCGTGGAGAGCGAGGGGACGATCTTCGTCGAAGGGTTCGCGACCATCGAGTATCCGCATATCCGCCCGCAGCGGATGTACCGGCAGTCGGCGGCGTACCTGCAGGCGGTGCCCGTGAACATCCCGCGCGGCTTGCGCGTGGCCTACGTGCGGGGCGTGTCCGACGCGAGCGCCCCCGTGCTCTCGCAGCTGGAGATCCCGCTGACGACGCTCGAGGCCGACCAGCTGCCGTTGCTCGACCTCACGCAGTACTCGACGGTGGTCATCGGGCCGCGGGCCTACGAGACCAGTGCCGAACTTCGCGCGGCCAATCCGCGTTTGTTCGAGTGGGTGCGCGGCGGCGGCACGTTGGTCGTGCAGTACGGCCAGTTCGAGATGGCGCAGCCGGGCATGATGCCGCATCCGGTGGAGTTCTCGCGGCCGGCGGCGCGCGTCACGCGCGAGGACGCGCCCGTGCGGGTGCTGGATGCGCAGAGCAAGCTGCTGCGTTGGCCGAACCGCATCACTGACGCTGACTGGTCCGACTGGGTGCAGGAGCGCGCCCTCTATATGCCGAGCACGATCGACGAACGCTATCGCACGCCGTTGGCGATGCAGGATCCCGAGGAGCCCGAGCAGAGCGGGGCGATCCTCGACCTGCCGATGGGCCGTGGGCGCTACGTCTACACCTCGCTGGCGCTGTTCCGGCAACTGCCCTCTGGCGTGCCGGGCGGTGCGCGGTTGTTCGTGAACCTGCTGTCGGCGGGACTTCCCGAGGGAGGGGCACGATGAACGCCGCGAAGCCGAAGGCGCGGGTCGTCATCATCGGCGGTGGGTTCGGCGGCCTCAACGCGGCGCGTGCGCTGGCGAAGCGCCGGGACGTCGAAGTGCTGCTGATCGACCGCACGAACCACCATCTGTTCCAGCCGTTGCTGTACCAGGTGGCGACGACGTCGTTGGCGCCGAGTGACATCACCGCGCCGATCCGCTGGGTGCTGCGCGAGCAGAAGAACGTGACGACGCTGCTGGGCACGGTGGAGAAGATCGAACGCCGCAACCGCTCGATCCGCGTGGTGGGCGAGCCGGAGCCGGTGCACTACGACTATCTGATCGTGGCGCCGGGGACGCGGCACAGCTACTTCGGCAACGACGGCTGGGAGCGCTGGGCGCCGGGCCTGAAGAGCGTCGAGGACGCGCGGCGTATCCGCAAGCGCTTCCTGTTGGCCTTCGAGCGCGCGGAGTGGGAAGAAGACGAAGCCGCGCGCAAGGCGTTGTTGACCTTTGTGATCGTCGGCGGTGGTCCGACCGGCGTGGAGCTCGCCGGCGTGTTGCCGGAGATGTGCCGAGTCGCCTTCCGTCCGGATTTCCGGCGCATCGATACGTCGATGGTGAAGGTGATCTTGCTTGAAGGCGGTCCGCGCATCCTGCCGGCGTTCCCGGAGCGTCTCTCGCAGCGCGCCTGCCGCGACCTCGAGCGGCTCGGGGTCGAAGTGCGCGTGAACACGATGGTCACGGACATCACCGAGCAGGGCGTGCGCGTGGGTGAGGAGTTCATCCCGACGCAGTCGGTGTTCTGGGCGGCGGGCAACGCAGCGTCGCCGCTGGTGAAGACGCTCGACGTGCCGCTCGATCGCTCGGGGCGTGTGTTGGTCGAGCCGGATCTCTCGCTGCCGGGCGATGGTCGCGTGTTCGTGGTCGGCGACGTGGCGGCGGTGAAGCAGCCGGATGGTCGCTGGGTGCCGGGCGTGGCGCCGGCGGCGAATCAGATGGGCAAGTGGGCGGCAGGCAACATCCTGCGTCAGCTCGATGGCGAATCGTCGCGGCCGTTCCGCTACTTCAACAAGGGCGACCTCGCGACGATCGGCCGGCACAAGGCGGTGGCGAGCTTCTTCGACGGCAAGCTGCAGTTCCGCGGGTACATCGCGTGGTTCCTGTGGCTGTTCGTGCACATCGCGTATCTCGTGGGCTTCCGCAACCGCATCAGCGTGCTGCTGCAGTGGGCGTACAACTACATCTTCTTCGAGCGCGGCGTGCGGTTGATCACGGAGACGGAAGACGCGTCGATGTCGCGGCATCCGGCGACGCAGGGGCGCACGGGGGAATACCATGCGCGGGCTTCTGATTCCGTGGCGGGTGGAGGCTGAACGGCAACTGATGCCACGGAGGCACAGAGGCACGGAGGTTGCACGGAGGACTGCAACTGCTTTTCACCACGAAGGCACGAAGACACGAAGGACGTGTGGTGGGAGCTACTGCAGTGGCCGGGTAGTGCACGGCCAACAGCAACAGCGAACGACTTAGGGGGTCCGCACCGATGTTTCGGCGCGGACCCCCAAGTCGTTGTCGTGCTCTGTGCAACCTCCGAGTCTCCGTGCCTCTGTGGCAAAGCAGTTCGAAGTCCTTCGTGCCTTCGTGTCTTCGTGGTGAAGCGCCGTTACGCCACGGAAGGCTTGTGATCGGGCAGGTGATGCTCGATGCCGAGCCCGAGGAAGATCGTGAATGCCGCCAGCGCCGCACCTGTGAAGAAGGGGACGCCCTTGCCGAGGTAGTCGAAGGCGAAGCCCGCCCAGAGCGGTCCCGCGACGCGCGCGATGCCGCCGAAGGTCTGCTGCACGCCCATGTACAACCCGCGCTCATGGTTCGGGATCACCTGCGAGAGCATGCCCGTCACGCAGGGGAAGGTGAAGGCCGTGCCGAGCGGGATGAGCAGGATCGCCAGTGCCAGCGAGGCGTAGTTCGTGGTGAACGGCAGCGCGAGCATGCCGAGCATCAGGAACATGCCGCCGTAGCGCGAGAGCCGTGGCTCGCGATAGCGATCCACGAGCGGCCCGAGGAAGACTGCACGGGTCAGCACGCTGAGCACGCCGATGTACACGAAGACCCAGCCGATGCTCGTCTCGTCGATGCCGAACTGCGCGTTGAGGAACAGCGCGAGGATGGCGTTCATGCCATGGAACGCGCCCATGCCGATCGCGTAGATCCAGATCAAGCGGCTCGCCGGCAATCCGGGATGCGTCGTCACGCGCAGCAGCGTCTCGCGCGAGCCGGAGACCTTGGGGCGGTCGGCCGTCTTCACGCCGGCGTGCTCGTTGCTCTCGGTGAGGTACTTCCACGCGAAGCCGACGTTCACCAGCGTGATGATCGCGGCGAAGAGCCCGGGCCATTCGGGGCCGATGCGCGCGGCGAACGAGCCGATGGCGGGACCGAGCGCGACGCCGGCGTTGGTCGCGGCGCTCAGCCAGCCGAGTGCCTTCGCGCGGTCCTTCGGCTCCGTTGCATCGGCGACGTAGGCCTGGATGACGCCCACGGTGCCGCCGCCGGCGCCCTGCACGATGCGCGAGAGGAACAGCAGCTCGAGCGAGCCGGCGTAGGCGAACACCACGTAGGCGATGCCCGAGCTCGCGAGTCCGATCATCAGCGCGGGGCGCCGCCCGTAGCGGTCGGACACGCGGCCCCAGAGCGGGGCGCTCACCAGCTGTGCAATCGCGAAGCTGGAGACGAGGATCGCGATGACGGTGCCTTCGCCCCCGAGGCCGACGGTATCGAGCGCCCGCCACAGCGGGCCTTGGCCGACGAAGCGCTGGGCGTAGAACGGGAGCAGTGG is a window from the Pseudogemmatithrix spongiicola genome containing:
- a CDS encoding PIG-L family deacetylase, with the translated sequence MSVRRLRAGARAALAGFALSMLIAPRLASGQERGAPALDQLLRGITVTGRVLMIAAHPDDEDTNLLATLARGHQVHAAYLSLTRGDGGQNLIGNELGEALGAIRTEELLAARRVDGAQQYFARAYDFGFSKNAEETFEQWDREALLGDVVRVIRSFKPHVVVSVWSGTRADGHGHHEAAGLLAQEGFDVAGDTLRFPVASHGTPWTPAKLYYGTRTRPAPLMLAAGAYDPVLGRSPAEIAAESRSMHRSQGFGAVQRRGAVNVGLRRLKTRVNDSTPAESERTLFDGVDTAFARLARLAGGRASALAGIPARMDSLRRVVDLREPGRIAPGLARVVSTLEYLRTAVPQCPLVPAPAATTTCDAELIELDAALERSLQRARAALAQAAGVLVEATARQELVAFGDAVQMVVTVYNRGRDTVELRSIAASGFPPQRFPRPVPIAPGRDTVLAAPVTGLVDLRPWWVGTRQGTAMFRDQESAGDGLARVTMGPATASVPAVSVAEDVRRVTDVRVGVMVAGTETIVDAGPVVYRFADPVLGEQNRPLGGVPPITIALDRTLEYVRAGVPLDRRLRVTVRSHTERPRMLRFRTLIPPGVRGEGLPDSLLLEPGATSELYITLKGQLAAGRHEFGVGVESEGTIFVEGFATIEYPHIRPQRMYRQSAAYLQAVPVNIPRGLRVAYVRGVSDASAPVLSQLEIPLTTLEADQLPLLDLTQYSTVVIGPRAYETSAELRAANPRLFEWVRGGGTLVVQYGQFEMAQPGMMPHPVEFSRPAARVTREDAPVRVLDAQSKLLRWPNRITDADWSDWVQERALYMPSTIDERYRTPLAMQDPEEPEQSGAILDLPMGRGRYVYTSLALFRQLPSGVPGGARLFVNLLSAGLPEGGAR
- a CDS encoding NAD(P)/FAD-dependent oxidoreductase; amino-acid sequence: MNAAKPKARVVIIGGGFGGLNAARALAKRRDVEVLLIDRTNHHLFQPLLYQVATTSLAPSDITAPIRWVLREQKNVTTLLGTVEKIERRNRSIRVVGEPEPVHYDYLIVAPGTRHSYFGNDGWERWAPGLKSVEDARRIRKRFLLAFERAEWEEDEAARKALLTFVIVGGGPTGVELAGVLPEMCRVAFRPDFRRIDTSMVKVILLEGGPRILPAFPERLSQRACRDLERLGVEVRVNTMVTDITEQGVRVGEEFIPTQSVFWAAGNAASPLVKTLDVPLDRSGRVLVEPDLSLPGDGRVFVVGDVAAVKQPDGRWVPGVAPAANQMGKWAAGNILRQLDGESSRPFRYFNKGDLATIGRHKAVASFFDGKLQFRGYIAWFLWLFVHIAYLVGFRNRISVLLQWAYNYIFFERGVRLITETEDASMSRHPATQGRTGEYHARASDSVAGGG
- a CDS encoding MFS transporter; the protein is MVTAFVDMVGLLMVLPLLPFYAQRFVGQGPLWRALDTVGLGGEGTVIAILVSSFAIAQLVSAPLWGRVSDRYGRRPALMIGLASSGIAYVVFAYAGSLELLFLSRIVQGAGGGTVGVIQAYVADATEPKDRAKALGWLSAATNAGVALGPAIGSFAARIGPEWPGLFAAIITLVNVGFAWKYLTESNEHAGVKTADRPKVSGSRETLLRVTTHPGLPASRLIWIYAIGMGAFHGMNAILALFLNAQFGIDETSIGWVFVYIGVLSVLTRAVFLGPLVDRYREPRLSRYGGMFLMLGMLALPFTTNYASLALAILLIPLGTAFTFPCVTGMLSQVIPNHERGLYMGVQQTFGGIARVAGPLWAGFAFDYLGKGVPFFTGAALAAFTIFLGLGIEHHLPDHKPSVA